A single Catharus ustulatus isolate bCatUst1 chromosome 7, bCatUst1.pri.v2, whole genome shotgun sequence DNA region contains:
- the FAM126B gene encoding protein FAM126B isoform X1 — translation MLGSERGVVEEWLSEFKALPESQISSYAATLHRKKTLVPALYKVIQDPNNELLEPVCHQLFELYRSSEVRLKRFTLQFLPELIWVYLRLTASRDRQSNGCIEALLLGIYNLEIADKDGNNKVLSFTIPSLSKPSIYHEPSTIGSMALTEGALSQHDLIRVVYSDLHPQRETFTAQNRFEVLSFLMLCYNSAIVYMPASSYQSLCTMGSRLCVSGFPRQQEKRWKEHCGRVVLDPDFMVQLLTGVYYAIYNGQWELGQEVLEDIIYRAQLELYSQPLLVANAMKNSLPFDAPDASQEGQKVLKVEVTPTVPRISRSAITTASIRRHRWRREDGFDFSIEADSSIPGSPIQHGSTDLGIKREQEGEVLMRRTPEHGFPEPTLAAATTEDTEGVNGREESVNLNDADEGFSSGASLSSQPAGTKPLSSVSQKGSLRKTASGRSTKEKETSSAAKSNESPRDSVARKQYTHQSSDLDGDVIEMTPTKKHLSLPAGQVVPKANSLGLIRTASASSSKSFDYVNGSQAGSSVGAGTEGFTSLAAGNTNRFSTISLQEDRLGQAGEGKDLLSPGAPLTKQSRSPSFNMQLISQV, via the exons ATGCTGGGATCAGAACGAGGTGTTGTGGAAGAATGGCTGTCAGAATTCAAG gCATTACCTGAATCACAAATTTCCAGCTATGCAGCTACATTGCACCGAAAAAAAACACTGGTACCAGCTCTTTATAAGGTCATTCAAGACCCAAATAATGAG CTCCTGGAGCCTGTTTGCCACCAGCTCTTTGAACTTTATCGGAGTTCTGAAGTTCGGCTCAAGAGATTCACGCTGCAGTTTTTGCCAGAGTTGATCTGGGTTTATCTGCGTCTCACTGCCAGCAGGGATAGGCAGAGCAATGGTTGCATTGAAGCATTGCTGCTTGGCATTTACAACCTG GAAATTGCTGACAAAGATGGAAACAACAAAGTTTTGTCTTTCACCATCCCTTCATTATCGAAACCCTCAATATATCATGAG CCCTCTACCATTGGATCCATGGCTTTAACTGAAGGAGCATTAAGTCAGCATGATCTTATCAGGGTAGTTTACAGTGATCTTCATCCTCAAAGAGAAACCTTCACAGCACAGAACCG GTTTGAAGTGCTGAGCTTTCTTATGCTGTGCTACAATTCAGCTATTGTCTACATGCCTGCTTCTTCTTACCAGTCACTTTGTACAATGGGTTCCAG GCTGTGTGTGAGTGGATTTCCACGGCAGCAGGAGAAACGCTGGAAAGAACACTGTGGTAGAGTGGTGTTAGACCCTGACTTCATGGTGCAGCTGCTCACAGGTGTCTATTATGCCAT ATATAATGGTCAATGGGAGCTTGGCCAGGAGGTATTGGAGGACATAATTTACAGAGCACAGCTTGAACTCTACTCACAGCCCCTGCTG GTTGCAAATGCCATGAAGAACTCACTGCCTTTTGATGCTCCTGATGCATCACAAGAAGGCCAGAAGGTACTGAAAGTAGAAGTTACTCCAACAGTTCCAAGAATTTCTCGGAGTGCTATTACAACAGCTTCTATCCGTCGTCATCGCTGGAGGAGAGAAG ATGGCTTTGACTTCTCAATCGAGGCTGACTCAAGCATTCCTGGCTCACCGATCCAACACGGCTCCACAGACCTAGGGATCAAACGTGAGCAAGAGGGGGAGGTGCTGATGCGCAGGACCCCTGAGCATGGCTTCCCGGAGCCCACCTTGGCAGCAGCCACAACAGAGG atACTGAAGGTGTAAATGGAAGAGAGGAGTCTGTGAACCTTAATGATGCTGATGAAGGATTTTCATCGGGAGCTTCCCTCAGCAGCCAGCCAGCTGGGACCAAACCTCTCTCTTCTGTATCCCAGAAGGGCAGCTTAAGGAAAACAGCAAGTGGGCGTTCCACTAAGGAGAAAGAAACCTCTTCTGCAGCAAAATCCAATGAGAGCCCTCGGGATTCAGTAGCTCGGAAGCAGTACACGCACCAATCCTCTGACCTGGATGGAGATGTAATTGAGATGACACCTACTAAGAAACACCTCAGCCTGCCTGCTGGGCAGGTGGTGCCAAAAGCCAACAGTTTGGGCCTGATCAGGACCGCCAGTGCTTCCTCCAGTAAATCATTTGACTATGTGAATGGTAGTCAAGCAGGCTCCAGCGTTGGAGCTGGTACAGAGGGTTTTACCAGTCTAGCAGCTGGCAACACCAATCGGTTTTCAACTATCAGCCTACAGGAGGACCGGCTAGGCCAAGCTGGGGAAGGTAAAGATCTCCTTTCCCCAGGAGCTCCCCTAACCAAGCAGTCTCGATCTCCAAGTTTCAATATGCAGCTCATATCCCAGGTGTAA
- the FAM126B gene encoding protein FAM126B isoform X2, protein MLGSERGVVEEWLSEFKALPESQISSYAATLHRKKTLVPALYKVIQDPNNELLEPVCHQLFELYRSSEVRLKRFTLQFLPELIWVYLRLTASRDRQSNGCIEALLLGIYNLEIADKDGNNKVLSFTIPSLSKPSIYHEPSTIGSMALTEGALSQHDLIRVVYSDLHPQRETFTAQNRFEVLSFLMLCYNSAIVYMPASSYQSLCTMGSRLCVSGFPRQQEKRWKEHCGRVVLDPDFMVQLLTGVYYAIYNGQWELGQEVLEDIIYRAQLELYSQPLLVANAMKNSLPFDAPDASQEGQKVLKVEVTPTVPRISRSAITTASIRRHRWRREDTEGVNGREESVNLNDADEGFSSGASLSSQPAGTKPLSSVSQKGSLRKTASGRSTKEKETSSAAKSNESPRDSVARKQYTHQSSDLDGDVIEMTPTKKHLSLPAGQVVPKANSLGLIRTASASSSKSFDYVNGSQAGSSVGAGTEGFTSLAAGNTNRFSTISLQEDRLGQAGEGKDLLSPGAPLTKQSRSPSFNMQLISQV, encoded by the exons ATGCTGGGATCAGAACGAGGTGTTGTGGAAGAATGGCTGTCAGAATTCAAG gCATTACCTGAATCACAAATTTCCAGCTATGCAGCTACATTGCACCGAAAAAAAACACTGGTACCAGCTCTTTATAAGGTCATTCAAGACCCAAATAATGAG CTCCTGGAGCCTGTTTGCCACCAGCTCTTTGAACTTTATCGGAGTTCTGAAGTTCGGCTCAAGAGATTCACGCTGCAGTTTTTGCCAGAGTTGATCTGGGTTTATCTGCGTCTCACTGCCAGCAGGGATAGGCAGAGCAATGGTTGCATTGAAGCATTGCTGCTTGGCATTTACAACCTG GAAATTGCTGACAAAGATGGAAACAACAAAGTTTTGTCTTTCACCATCCCTTCATTATCGAAACCCTCAATATATCATGAG CCCTCTACCATTGGATCCATGGCTTTAACTGAAGGAGCATTAAGTCAGCATGATCTTATCAGGGTAGTTTACAGTGATCTTCATCCTCAAAGAGAAACCTTCACAGCACAGAACCG GTTTGAAGTGCTGAGCTTTCTTATGCTGTGCTACAATTCAGCTATTGTCTACATGCCTGCTTCTTCTTACCAGTCACTTTGTACAATGGGTTCCAG GCTGTGTGTGAGTGGATTTCCACGGCAGCAGGAGAAACGCTGGAAAGAACACTGTGGTAGAGTGGTGTTAGACCCTGACTTCATGGTGCAGCTGCTCACAGGTGTCTATTATGCCAT ATATAATGGTCAATGGGAGCTTGGCCAGGAGGTATTGGAGGACATAATTTACAGAGCACAGCTTGAACTCTACTCACAGCCCCTGCTG GTTGCAAATGCCATGAAGAACTCACTGCCTTTTGATGCTCCTGATGCATCACAAGAAGGCCAGAAGGTACTGAAAGTAGAAGTTACTCCAACAGTTCCAAGAATTTCTCGGAGTGCTATTACAACAGCTTCTATCCGTCGTCATCGCTGGAGGAGAGAAG atACTGAAGGTGTAAATGGAAGAGAGGAGTCTGTGAACCTTAATGATGCTGATGAAGGATTTTCATCGGGAGCTTCCCTCAGCAGCCAGCCAGCTGGGACCAAACCTCTCTCTTCTGTATCCCAGAAGGGCAGCTTAAGGAAAACAGCAAGTGGGCGTTCCACTAAGGAGAAAGAAACCTCTTCTGCAGCAAAATCCAATGAGAGCCCTCGGGATTCAGTAGCTCGGAAGCAGTACACGCACCAATCCTCTGACCTGGATGGAGATGTAATTGAGATGACACCTACTAAGAAACACCTCAGCCTGCCTGCTGGGCAGGTGGTGCCAAAAGCCAACAGTTTGGGCCTGATCAGGACCGCCAGTGCTTCCTCCAGTAAATCATTTGACTATGTGAATGGTAGTCAAGCAGGCTCCAGCGTTGGAGCTGGTACAGAGGGTTTTACCAGTCTAGCAGCTGGCAACACCAATCGGTTTTCAACTATCAGCCTACAGGAGGACCGGCTAGGCCAAGCTGGGGAAGGTAAAGATCTCCTTTCCCCAGGAGCTCCCCTAACCAAGCAGTCTCGATCTCCAAGTTTCAATATGCAGCTCATATCCCAGGTGTAA